A window from Megasphaera vaginalis (ex Bordigoni et al. 2020) encodes these proteins:
- a CDS encoding FAD-binding protein: METLVATLKQDGYDFSVGIPADTPIALAERVVSAGKGIGAKENMRLIEDLAAAAGAAVGSSRPVAETLQYVPIERYVGMSGQKFTGNLYIACGISGAKQHLKGIKDASTIVAINKNGNAPIFKNCDYGIIGDVNEILPLLADALGREKKKAAPPMVKMKRPLPPKPEPIGPRYVCSGCGYEYVPELGDEDADIAPGTLFDKLPEDWVCPECAEGKDHFIKE; the protein is encoded by the coding sequence GTGGAAACACTGGTTGCAACGTTGAAGCAGGACGGTTATGATTTCTCCGTCGGCATTCCCGCCGATACGCCGATCGCGCTCGCTGAACGCGTCGTCTCCGCCGGCAAGGGCATCGGTGCCAAAGAAAACATGCGCCTCATTGAAGATCTGGCCGCCGCTGCAGGCGCCGCCGTCGGTTCTTCCCGCCCCGTCGCCGAAACTTTGCAATACGTACCGATCGAACGGTATGTGGGCATGTCCGGACAGAAGTTCACAGGCAATCTCTATATCGCCTGCGGCATTTCCGGCGCCAAACAGCATTTGAAAGGGATTAAAGACGCTTCGACGATCGTTGCCATCAACAAGAACGGCAACGCGCCGATCTTCAAGAACTGTGACTATGGCATTATCGGCGATGTCAACGAAATCCTGCCGCTTCTGGCCGATGCATTGGGCAGAGAAAAGAAAAAAGCGGCTCCGCCTATGGTCAAGATGAAAAGACCGCTGCCGCCGAAACCGGAACCGATCGGCCCCCGTTATGTCTGCAGCGGCTGCGGTTATGAATATGTTCCTGAACTCGGCGACGAAGATGCCGATATTGCACCGGGCACGTTATTCGATAAACTTCCGGAAGATTGGGTTTGCCCGGAATGTGCTGAAGGAAAAGATCATTTCATTAAAGAATAG
- a CDS encoding FprA family A-type flavoprotein: MYCVRNITDDLYWVGANDHRTHLFENIHPIPLGVSYNAYLLMDKSTVLFDTVDWSVCRQLLENIEHVLNGRNLDYLVINHMEPDHGASIEEIILRYPKVKIISTEKSFMIMRQFGFSIDNQELIQVKEGDVQSFGKHQVTFVEAPMVHWPEAMITLDLTNGALFSADAFGSFIALDGKLFADEVNFDRDWIDEARRYYTNIVGKYGPHVQHLLGKAATVLDKIKVICPLHGPVWRQDFGYLLDKYTHWSTYEPEEKGVMIVYASMYGNTEAAAQALASELCQKGMSNVHVYDVSTTHVSTLISETFKYSHIVLASVTYNLGIYPVMLDYLEHMKALNLQKRTVAILENGSWAVKSGDLMQQFIDDNLKNMTVLNERISMASTLKADKKIEVVNTAQAIIDSMQEAAQ, from the coding sequence ATGTATTGCGTACGAAACATCACAGATGATTTATATTGGGTCGGCGCCAATGACCATCGCACCCATTTATTCGAAAATATCCATCCCATCCCCTTAGGTGTATCTTACAATGCCTATCTGCTGATGGATAAAAGCACCGTTCTCTTCGATACCGTCGACTGGTCCGTATGCCGGCAGTTGTTGGAAAATATCGAACATGTTCTGAACGGCCGCAATTTAGATTATTTAGTCATCAATCATATGGAACCGGATCACGGCGCCTCCATTGAAGAAATCATTTTGCGTTACCCGAAGGTAAAAATCATCAGCACGGAAAAATCCTTCATGATCATGCGTCAATTCGGTTTCTCCATTGATAATCAGGAGTTGATCCAAGTTAAAGAAGGCGACGTCCAATCGTTCGGCAAACACCAGGTAACGTTTGTAGAAGCCCCGATGGTACACTGGCCGGAAGCCATGATCACGCTTGATCTCACCAACGGCGCATTGTTCTCGGCTGATGCATTCGGCTCCTTTATCGCCTTGGACGGCAAACTCTTTGCCGACGAAGTCAATTTCGACCGCGACTGGATTGACGAAGCGCGCCGTTATTATACGAATATTGTCGGCAAATACGGCCCCCACGTCCAGCATCTCCTGGGCAAAGCCGCTACGGTCCTGGATAAGATAAAAGTTATCTGCCCGCTCCACGGTCCCGTTTGGCGTCAGGATTTCGGTTATCTCCTCGATAAATATACGCATTGGAGCACCTATGAACCGGAAGAAAAAGGCGTCATGATCGTTTATGCTTCCATGTACGGCAACACGGAAGCCGCGGCACAGGCTTTGGCCTCGGAATTGTGTCAAAAAGGGATGTCCAACGTTCACGTCTATGACGTTTCCACGACACACGTCTCCACGTTGATTTCCGAAACCTTCAAGTATTCCCACATCGTACTGGCCTCCGTCACTTACAATTTGGGCATCTATCCGGTCATGCTCGATTATCTGGAACACATGAAAGCCCTTAATTTGCAAAAACGGACTGTCGCCATCTTGGAAAACGGCTCTTGGGCCGTCAAATCCGGTGATTTGATGCAGCAATTCATTGACGACAATCTGAAAAACATGACCGTTCTCAACGAACGCATCTCCATGGCCTCGACGTTAAAGGCGGACAAGAAAATCGAAGTCGTTAACACGGCCCAGGCTATTATCGATTCCATGCAGGAAGCCGCACAATAA
- a CDS encoding OFA family MFS transporter, with the protein MKRNRWLIALSAMGLHICIGSVYAWSVLTKPIMQSMGFTLKETTWTFSLAILFLGLSAGCLGAFVQKIGPRKSGLLAAFFFCGGMFGTALALHLHSLPLLYLAYGVIGGIGLGTGYITPVSTLVKWFPHNRGFATGLAIMGFGFASMIAGPVMQLLVESFGLVTNFVILGGVYFIVMTASSLYLAPPAAGDIVPRDKVLEESGRKRPVYAAALPQFTVKKAMKTWQLYTIWFLFFTNITCGIALLAVASPMAQEVVHMTPLAAASMVGIIGFMNGAGRIAWATVSDYIGRANTYLLFFALEVAAFYKLSTVTNSFSFQILVLLIITCYGGGFSCMPAYLSDLFGTLELSAIHGRVLTAWGAAGVAGPLLLSWIRETTNSYAVTLQFFSGCFVVAFLVMAYLKYKTRHGIIGTETAWTEQEVKHA; encoded by the coding sequence ATGAAGAGAAATCGGTGGCTTATCGCTTTATCCGCTATGGGACTTCACATTTGTATCGGCAGTGTATATGCGTGGAGTGTGCTGACCAAACCGATCATGCAGAGCATGGGATTTACGTTGAAAGAAACGACGTGGACATTTTCTCTGGCTATTTTGTTCTTGGGCCTTTCAGCCGGCTGTCTGGGCGCTTTCGTTCAGAAGATCGGGCCCCGCAAATCAGGACTTTTGGCGGCATTCTTTTTTTGCGGCGGTATGTTCGGCACGGCGTTGGCATTACATTTGCACAGTCTGCCGCTGCTTTACCTGGCCTATGGCGTTATCGGCGGTATCGGCCTCGGTACGGGGTATATAACGCCGGTGTCGACGTTGGTCAAATGGTTTCCGCATAATCGCGGTTTTGCCACGGGTCTGGCCATTATGGGCTTCGGGTTTGCCAGCATGATTGCCGGACCGGTGATGCAACTTCTTGTTGAATCTTTCGGGCTGGTGACGAATTTCGTTATTCTCGGCGGCGTTTATTTTATCGTCATGACGGCATCGTCCCTTTATCTGGCGCCGCCTGCAGCCGGTGATATCGTACCTCGGGATAAAGTGCTGGAAGAAAGCGGCAGGAAACGGCCTGTCTATGCGGCGGCACTACCGCAGTTCACCGTCAAAAAAGCGATGAAAACATGGCAGCTTTACACGATTTGGTTCCTCTTCTTCACCAACATTACCTGTGGTATTGCCCTGCTTGCCGTTGCGTCGCCAATGGCGCAGGAAGTCGTCCATATGACACCGCTGGCGGCAGCGTCCATGGTCGGGATCATCGGCTTCATGAACGGCGCCGGCCGCATTGCGTGGGCGACGGTTTCCGACTATATCGGGCGAGCCAATACGTATCTGTTGTTCTTTGCCTTGGAAGTGGCAGCCTTTTATAAGCTTTCAACCGTTACTAATTCCTTCAGTTTTCAGATCCTCGTACTCCTGATCATAACCTGTTATGGCGGCGGCTTTTCCTGTATGCCGGCCTATCTCAGCGATCTCTTCGGCACCTTGGAACTGAGCGCTATTCACGGCCGGGTCCTGACGGCTTGGGGCGCTGCCGGAGTTGCCGGTCCCCTGCTTCTTTCCTGGATCAGAGAAACGACCAACAGCTACGCCGTAACCTTGCAGTTCTTTTCCGGCTGCTTTGTCGTCGCTTTTTTAGTCATGGCTTATCTTAAATACAAGACACGTCACGGCATCATCGGTACGGAAACGGCATGGACGGAACAGGAAGTAAAGCATGCCTGA
- a CDS encoding FAD-dependent oxidoreductase has translation MMYNTLIIGFGKAGKTLAGKLAAKGEKVALIEKSSHMYGGTCINIGCIPSKTLSVAAAAAPHGDFSEKAAYYRAAVKRKNNLTAALRKANYDKLIAAGVEVIDGIASFADANRLTVKKSDGSTVTLSAEKIIINTGAGPFIPPIKGIKDNAFVYVSETIMDLDVLPEKLTIIGGGYIGLEFASMFAEYGSEVTILQDADVFLGREDSDMAQAILAVLTGQGIRVETGVNVTEINDGTTLYEKGGQMHTLAGDAVLVATGRRVDTTELQLSKAGIRTDDSGMIVVDDHLRTTAPSVWAAGDVCNKLQFTYMSLDDSRIIWDDIYGQKVRTVDNRGAFAYSVFINPTFSRVGLSEAEAKRQGLAYTVVSMPAAAIPKAKVLGQGDGLLKALVDPETDLILGAQLFCADSHELINIIRLAMTQNIKYTVIRDFIFTHPTLAEGLNDFFALV, from the coding sequence ATGATGTATAATACACTTATCATCGGCTTCGGTAAAGCCGGCAAAACATTGGCAGGAAAGTTGGCAGCTAAAGGAGAAAAGGTTGCCCTCATTGAAAAAAGCTCACATATGTACGGCGGTACCTGCATCAATATCGGTTGCATTCCGTCAAAAACCCTATCCGTAGCCGCCGCTGCGGCACCGCATGGCGATTTCAGCGAAAAAGCCGCTTACTATCGCGCTGCTGTAAAGCGCAAAAATAATTTGACCGCCGCCTTGCGTAAGGCAAATTACGACAAGTTAATTGCCGCCGGCGTCGAAGTCATCGACGGGATCGCTTCTTTTGCAGACGCAAACCGCCTAACGGTCAAAAAGAGTGACGGCTCGACAGTAACCTTGTCTGCGGAAAAGATCATCATCAATACGGGCGCCGGCCCCTTTATTCCCCCGATCAAAGGCATAAAAGATAACGCCTTCGTCTATGTCAGTGAAACCATCATGGATCTTGACGTCTTGCCTGAAAAGCTGACGATCATCGGCGGCGGTTATATCGGTCTCGAATTTGCTTCCATGTTTGCCGAATACGGCAGTGAAGTGACTATTCTGCAAGACGCCGACGTATTTCTCGGTCGTGAAGACAGTGATATGGCGCAAGCCATTCTCGCAGTCCTGACCGGACAGGGAATCCGTGTCGAAACCGGCGTTAACGTGACGGAAATAAACGACGGCACGACCCTATATGAAAAGGGCGGACAGATGCATACGCTGGCGGGAGACGCCGTTCTCGTCGCTACCGGCCGCCGCGTCGATACGACGGAGCTGCAGCTGTCCAAAGCCGGGATCCGCACCGACGACAGCGGAATGATCGTTGTCGACGATCATCTGCGCACAACAGCGCCATCAGTCTGGGCGGCAGGTGACGTCTGCAACAAATTGCAATTTACGTACATGTCACTTGATGACAGCCGCATTATTTGGGACGATATATACGGCCAAAAAGTCCGGACTGTCGACAATCGCGGCGCGTTCGCCTACTCCGTCTTCATTAACCCCACATTCTCCCGCGTCGGCCTGAGTGAAGCCGAAGCCAAGCGGCAAGGACTTGCCTATACCGTCGTTTCCATGCCTGCAGCGGCTATTCCCAAAGCAAAGGTTTTGGGACAGGGCGACGGCTTGCTGAAAGCCTTAGTGGATCCGGAAACGGATCTGATTCTCGGCGCGCAGCTCTTCTGTGCCGATTCACATGAATTGATCAACATCATCCGCTTAGCGATGACACAAAATATCAAGTATACGGTTATTCGTGACTTTATTTTTACTCATCCGACACTGGCTGAAGGATTGAACGATTTTTTCGCCCTCGTTTGA